In a genomic window of Mycolicibacterium neoaurum VKM Ac-1815D:
- a CDS encoding GNAT family N-acetyltransferase, which yields MSHDIRVLTAEDELIEAGNIFRTAMIGFPPLNEQQRVLIGKLLEPGRTLGVFVEGRLAATADSTTSTLTLPGGARVGHAAVTHVGVLPSYTRRGIATALLRHQLRDIADRGEVLASLRASEATIYERFGYSVATTTATIEVRTARAALRPGVTVGGPVRLVEPGREWDILPRIYAAHRGVRPGSIDRDPHWWLNQQLRAEGTAGARFVAVHGPAGEETGFVRYHPVGTDTWFTSDQRTVVVDDLFAPTEQAYVGLVRFLLDLDLVDRLVFTQAPVDSPLPWLLRDRRAARITGVHDETWLRVVDVAQALSRRTYAGTRPVTLRVEDPLLTENCATYAISADGVQTTSAPAQLVADVAGLGAALLGGTSWRDLASAGLVGVHDPVALAAADELFAVPQAPYAGFIF from the coding sequence GTGAGCCATGACATCCGGGTGTTGACCGCCGAGGACGAGTTGATCGAGGCGGGCAACATCTTCCGCACCGCGATGATCGGGTTCCCGCCGCTCAACGAGCAACAACGTGTTCTGATCGGAAAGCTGTTGGAGCCGGGCCGCACGCTCGGTGTCTTCGTCGAGGGCAGGCTGGCCGCCACCGCCGATTCCACCACCAGCACGCTGACCCTGCCCGGTGGTGCGCGGGTGGGTCATGCCGCGGTCACGCATGTCGGCGTGCTGCCGTCGTACACCCGCCGCGGTATCGCGACGGCGCTATTGCGGCATCAGTTGCGCGATATCGCCGACCGCGGTGAGGTGTTGGCCTCGTTGCGGGCATCGGAGGCGACGATCTACGAACGCTTCGGCTACTCGGTGGCGACCACGACGGCCACCATCGAGGTGCGCACCGCCCGGGCCGCACTGCGTCCCGGGGTCACGGTGGGCGGACCGGTGCGACTGGTCGAGCCGGGCAGGGAGTGGGACATCCTGCCCCGGATCTATGCCGCCCATCGCGGCGTGCGCCCGGGGTCGATCGACCGCGACCCGCACTGGTGGCTCAATCAGCAGCTGCGCGCCGAGGGTACTGCCGGCGCACGTTTCGTCGCCGTGCACGGCCCGGCCGGCGAGGAGACCGGGTTCGTCCGCTACCACCCGGTGGGCACCGACACCTGGTTCACCAGCGATCAGCGGACCGTCGTCGTCGACGATCTGTTCGCCCCGACCGAGCAGGCCTATGTGGGCCTGGTGCGCTTCCTGCTGGATCTCGATCTCGTCGACCGGCTGGTCTTCACCCAAGCCCCCGTGGACAGTCCGTTGCCATGGCTGCTGCGTGACCGACGTGCCGCTCGGATCACCGGCGTGCATGACGAAACCTGGTTGCGGGTGGTCGATGTGGCGCAGGCGCTGAGTCGACGCACCTATGCCGGAACCCGGCCCGTGACATTGCGTGTCGAGGATCCGCTGCTGACCGAGAACTGTGCGACGTATGCGATCTCTGCGGACGGTGTTCAGACCACATCCGCGCCGGCGCAACTCGTCGCCGACGTTGCCGGCCTCGGGGCCGCATTGCTCGGCGGCACGTCGTGGCGTGACCTCGCATCGGCGGGTCTGGTGGGAGTGCACGACCCGGTGGCGCTGGCCGCAGCCGACGAGTTGTTCGCGGTGCCGCAGGCGCCGTATGCGGGGTTCATCTTCTGA
- a CDS encoding sensor domain-containing protein, producing the protein MNTAAASRVRYARHAVLAAAVGCALLTGCTSTVSGQAVRDPNAVPADVPLLRERQLDDVLLPIGEINSIMGSDTMEVTGELDQMVDHSRDVSNPECLGAIFGAEQPVYGDSGYTAVRDQVSREPDEDNAHWVEQTAVLYPSADDAKQFFDDSQAMWKKCAGSSIDIDDGTDSYTWQIEDLTDSGTVLTQVTAQEDADGWECQHALSFASNLTVEAWACSYGAGDEAAEIAAQMLENAAK; encoded by the coding sequence GTGAACACAGCAGCCGCGTCACGCGTGCGATACGCCCGTCATGCCGTCCTGGCCGCTGCCGTCGGCTGCGCGCTGCTGACCGGCTGCACCAGCACCGTGAGCGGTCAGGCGGTCCGCGACCCGAACGCCGTGCCCGCCGATGTGCCACTGCTTCGCGAGCGCCAACTCGATGATGTGTTGCTGCCCATCGGCGAGATCAACTCCATCATGGGGTCGGACACCATGGAGGTGACCGGTGAGCTCGATCAGATGGTCGACCATTCCCGCGACGTTTCCAATCCGGAGTGCCTCGGTGCGATCTTCGGTGCCGAGCAGCCGGTCTACGGCGACAGCGGTTACACGGCGGTGCGCGATCAGGTCTCGCGCGAACCCGATGAGGACAATGCGCACTGGGTCGAGCAGACCGCGGTGCTCTATCCCTCGGCCGACGACGCAAAGCAGTTCTTCGACGACTCCCAGGCGATGTGGAAGAAGTGTGCGGGCTCCTCGATCGACATCGACGACGGCACCGACAGCTACACCTGGCAGATCGAGGATCTGACCGACAGTGGCACCGTGCTCACCCAGGTGACCGCGCAGGAGGACGCCGACGGTTGGGAATGCCAGCACGCGTTGTCCTTCGCGTCCAACCTCACCGTTGAGGCCTGGGCATGTAGTTACGGTGCGGGCGACGAAGCGGCGGAGATCGCCGCGCAGATGCTGGAGAACGCCGCCAAATAG
- a CDS encoding family 2A encapsulin nanocompartment cargo protein cysteine desulfurase: MSTSDLPISEAELSALASQLFATSLRPGPDSPPSVTAASPRGVAPDVTTATSAGATALGAAHPGTPAELVSVPQGVVPAPTSPGPEASPPGVAPVAPRGNVASPVVPFGGFDAFAVPSGLVPTAPGVLAAPPSAPVAPNPSPSLRSPQRGSAPSWPGTVPDVPHLGWTGAAPASQDADGYYFLQRPDSDIVAGEPVPAIRDDHEIFDVTAIRADFPILRETVNGKPLIWFDNAATTQKPQAVIDRLAYFYTHENSNIHRAAHELAARATDAYEDARDTVRRFLNAGKSEQIIFVRGTTEAINLVAQSWGGKHLGAGDEIVITHLEHHANIVPWQLLAQRTGAVLKVAPVDDAGNLLLDEFERLLGPKTKLVAATQVSNALGTVTPVQTIVELGHRYGARVLIDAAQSVPHIPIDVQALGADFVVFSGHKIFGPTGIGVLYGTEEALAETPPWQGGGNMIADVTLERAIFQDIPNKFEAGTGNIADAVGLGEALRYVERVGIERIAAYEHALLDYATPRLADIAGVRLVGTAEEKASVLSFVLAGHEPLEVGKALNAEGIAVRAGHHCAQPILRRLGLEATVRPSFAFYNTFDEIDVFIDAVRRIAEGSA, encoded by the coding sequence ATGAGTACAAGTGACCTCCCGATAAGCGAGGCCGAGCTGTCGGCGCTGGCAAGCCAGTTGTTCGCCACCAGCCTGCGGCCCGGTCCGGACAGCCCGCCGTCGGTGACGGCAGCGTCCCCGCGTGGAGTGGCCCCGGATGTCACCACCGCGACCTCGGCCGGCGCCACCGCCCTCGGAGCGGCGCATCCGGGCACGCCTGCGGAGTTGGTTTCGGTGCCGCAGGGCGTCGTGCCCGCACCGACGTCGCCTGGGCCGGAGGCGAGCCCGCCCGGTGTGGCGCCGGTGGCGCCGCGCGGCAACGTGGCGAGCCCCGTCGTGCCGTTCGGTGGGTTCGACGCGTTCGCGGTGCCGTCCGGGCTGGTCCCGACGGCACCGGGTGTGCTCGCGGCTCCCCCATCCGCACCGGTCGCGCCGAACCCTTCCCCGTCGCTTCGCTCGCCCCAGCGCGGTTCAGCACCCTCCTGGCCGGGCACCGTCCCGGACGTCCCGCATCTGGGGTGGACGGGTGCGGCGCCGGCGTCCCAGGACGCCGACGGCTACTATTTCCTGCAGCGTCCCGACTCCGATATTGTTGCCGGCGAGCCTGTTCCGGCGATCCGCGACGATCACGAGATCTTCGATGTCACCGCGATCCGGGCCGACTTCCCGATCCTGCGGGAGACCGTCAACGGCAAACCGCTGATCTGGTTCGACAACGCGGCGACCACACAGAAGCCACAGGCGGTCATCGACCGGCTGGCGTACTTCTACACGCACGAGAACTCGAACATCCACCGGGCGGCGCACGAGTTGGCGGCACGGGCCACCGACGCCTACGAGGACGCCCGCGACACGGTGCGGCGTTTCCTCAACGCCGGTAAGAGCGAACAGATCATCTTCGTGCGCGGCACCACCGAGGCCATCAACCTGGTGGCCCAGTCGTGGGGCGGCAAGCACCTGGGCGCCGGTGACGAGATCGTCATCACGCATCTGGAGCATCACGCCAATATCGTTCCCTGGCAACTACTTGCGCAACGGACCGGCGCGGTGCTGAAGGTGGCCCCGGTCGATGATGCGGGCAATCTGCTGCTGGATGAGTTCGAGCGGCTGCTCGGGCCGAAGACCAAACTGGTTGCAGCCACCCAGGTCTCCAACGCGTTGGGCACCGTGACACCGGTGCAGACGATCGTCGAACTCGGGCACCGTTACGGTGCCAGGGTGCTGATCGATGCCGCCCAATCGGTCCCGCACATCCCCATCGACGTGCAGGCGCTCGGGGCGGACTTCGTGGTGTTCTCCGGGCACAAGATCTTCGGGCCCACCGGGATCGGGGTGCTGTACGGCACCGAGGAGGCGCTCGCGGAGACCCCGCCCTGGCAGGGCGGCGGCAACATGATCGCCGATGTCACCTTGGAACGTGCCATCTTCCAAGACATTCCGAACAAGTTCGAGGCGGGCACCGGAAACATCGCCGACGCCGTCGGACTGGGCGAGGCGTTGCGCTACGTGGAACGGGTCGGTATCGAGCGGATCGCGGCCTATGAGCACGCACTGCTCGACTACGCGACACCGCGACTGGCCGATATCGCCGGGGTGCGGTTGGTCGGTACCGCCGAGGAGAAGGCCAGCGTGCTGTCGTTCGTGCTGGCCGGTCACGAGCCCCTGGAGGTCGGCAAGGCGCTCAATGCCGAGGGCATCGCGGTGCGGGCCGGGCACCACTGTGCGCAACCCATCCTGCGTCGACTGGGTCTGGAGGCCACCGTGCGGCCGTCGTTCGCGTTCTACAACACCTTCGACGAGATCGATGTGTTCATCGATGCGGTCCGCCGCATCGCGGAGGGCTCCGCCTAG
- a CDS encoding class I SAM-dependent methyltransferase, with the protein MSAEDRARWAAMYVEGADMPVAALPAVFGGVEDVFPRTGTALDIACGTGGAAVWLAQRGLRVHAVDISAVAIAQARRLAEQTAVPVAFDVADLDAGLPSGEPADVLLCHKFRDTALYRSMTARLKPGGLLAICVLSEVGSAPGRFRAVAGELRSAFGDLDVIADGEGGGQAWLVGRR; encoded by the coding sequence GTGAGCGCTGAGGACCGTGCCCGCTGGGCCGCGATGTACGTCGAGGGTGCCGACATGCCCGTGGCCGCGTTGCCCGCTGTGTTCGGCGGTGTGGAGGATGTCTTCCCGCGCACCGGTACGGCTCTCGACATCGCCTGCGGCACAGGCGGTGCCGCGGTGTGGCTGGCGCAGCGCGGGCTGCGGGTGCATGCCGTCGACATCTCCGCGGTGGCCATTGCCCAGGCGCGTCGGCTCGCCGAACAGACCGCCGTCCCGGTTGCCTTCGACGTGGCCGATCTCGATGCAGGTCTGCCGTCGGGTGAACCGGCCGATGTGCTGCTGTGCCACAAGTTTCGCGATACCGCCCTATACCGTTCGATGACGGCGCGGCTGAAGCCGGGCGGGCTGTTGGCGATCTGCGTGCTCAGCGAGGTGGGCTCCGCACCCGGCCGATTCAGGGCTGTTGCCGGTGAATTGCGTTCGGCTTTCGGTGATCTCGATGTGATCGCCGACGGTGAGGGCGGGGGACAGGCCTGGTTGGTCGGACGTCGCTGA